A portion of the Rhodopseudomonas sp. BAL398 genome contains these proteins:
- a CDS encoding LysR family transcriptional regulator, whose product MDSRNLETLVWVARLGGIGAAAQHLNLTQPAITRRIQELERELGAKVLRRQGRNVVPTPLGQICLGKAERILSEVATMRVAASGTAAVGTIRVGVVESIALTWFQNMLTRIEDRYPKVQLEIDVDLSSRLATKLARRQIDIALLPGPVQLTGVVLVPLGSCAMRWLGHPRLRPKDRAMTATDLAELPIISMPQDANAYYSTVHWFEQADVSPGLVHRCNSFSVMASLVRRGVGVSLLPPDLFRADLESGDLSILVEEPKVANVDYSAAYLPSVETTILPEVAALAAEESGFLRSPLACANSFGAEPLRDSRTPFG is encoded by the coding sequence ATGGACTCTCGCAACCTCGAGACATTGGTCTGGGTGGCACGGCTTGGCGGCATTGGGGCGGCTGCACAGCACCTCAATCTGACACAGCCCGCCATCACCCGGCGGATCCAGGAGCTGGAACGCGAGCTCGGCGCCAAGGTTCTACGCCGCCAGGGACGCAACGTGGTGCCGACGCCGCTCGGCCAGATCTGCCTTGGCAAGGCCGAGCGCATCCTGTCCGAAGTCGCCACCATGCGTGTGGCGGCGAGCGGAACGGCCGCGGTCGGCACGATTCGTGTCGGCGTGGTGGAGAGCATCGCGCTCACCTGGTTCCAGAATATGCTGACCCGGATCGAGGATCGCTATCCCAAGGTGCAGCTTGAGATCGACGTCGATCTGTCGAGCCGCCTGGCAACCAAGCTGGCCCGCCGCCAGATCGACATTGCGCTGTTGCCTGGCCCCGTGCAGTTGACCGGCGTTGTTCTGGTCCCGCTCGGCAGTTGCGCCATGCGATGGCTTGGCCATCCCCGGCTGAGGCCGAAAGATCGTGCGATGACGGCGACCGACCTTGCTGAATTGCCGATCATCAGCATGCCGCAGGACGCCAATGCCTACTACTCGACGGTGCACTGGTTTGAGCAGGCCGATGTCAGTCCCGGTCTGGTTCACCGCTGCAATAGCTTCAGCGTCATGGCATCGCTGGTGCGACGCGGAGTCGGCGTCAGCCTGCTGCCGCCCGACTTGTTCAGAGCAGATCTCGAATCCGGCGACTTGTCGATTCTCGTCGAGGAGCCGAAAGTTGCGAACGTCGATTACTCCGCAGCCTACCTGCCAAGTGTCGAGACGACCATCCTTCCGGAGGTGGCAGCGTTGGCGGCAGAAGAGAGCGGGTTTCTGAGGTCGCCACTCGCATGCGCGAACAGCTTTGGCGCTGAACCACTCCGGGATTCGCGGACGCCGTTCGGTTGA
- a CDS encoding GTP-binding protein: MPGQADRRANPDRPRPAFKLWLSALLDRHGDRILRVKGLIRTSAGANLIVIHGVQHSMHPPVHLVGKDDGQPSLLVFITRGLVAARSKEV; encoded by the coding sequence ATGCCAGGTCAGGCAGATCGGCGTGCGAATCCGGATCGGCCGCGGCCGGCCTTCAAGCTATGGCTATCGGCCCTGCTGGATCGGCACGGCGATCGCATCCTGCGGGTCAAGGGCCTAATCCGCACCTCGGCCGGCGCCAATCTGATCGTGATCCACGGCGTGCAGCATTCGATGCACCCGCCAGTGCATCTGGTCGGCAAAGACGACGGGCAGCCATCATTGCTGGTGTTCATCACCCGCGGCCTCGTCGCGGCGCGATCGAAGGAAGTCTGA
- a CDS encoding M24 family metallopeptidase produces MKASAKDFVQLKRLAQQMDMLGLDAIVARAGINFTYLAGFAYPGTLARHLDLADSPRGVYLIWPRKGEPRIVVNAIAEGLARRDSFIEHFDVYEGYTESPVEKLAEVIAAMGLSESKIGFETNFISAADWDVLRKRLPRMRNVDSSPLMDVVRAVKTPTELAALKRGADMLDDAFLACLQMVRPGMRERDLHAALVGYCLAHGSEFTHGILNSERNTIQYAGESDFVFAAGDAIRTDYVAYIKGYPGHQSRCAVVGKPSAEQVRQYTVIRDIYRAACDQLVPGRTAGDIYQFVVERFASAGMTYKSMLAGHSVGAWWHQQEPVIARGNSRVLEEGMVIAMEPHINHWHIQDMFVIRSDGPELISDKFPTDEIFACG; encoded by the coding sequence ATGAAAGCGTCAGCGAAGGATTTCGTGCAGCTCAAGCGCCTGGCGCAGCAAATGGATATGCTCGGTCTCGACGCCATCGTGGCGCGCGCCGGCATCAACTTTACCTATCTCGCGGGATTCGCCTATCCCGGCACGCTCGCGCGCCATCTCGATCTCGCCGACTCGCCGCGTGGCGTTTATCTGATCTGGCCGCGCAAGGGCGAGCCGCGCATCGTCGTCAACGCCATTGCCGAGGGGCTGGCGCGGCGCGATTCCTTCATCGAGCATTTCGACGTCTATGAAGGCTACACGGAGTCGCCGGTTGAAAAACTCGCCGAGGTAATCGCGGCGATGGGGCTTTCGGAATCGAAGATCGGCTTCGAGACCAATTTTATCAGCGCGGCTGATTGGGACGTCCTGCGCAAGCGCTTGCCGAGGATGCGAAATGTTGATTCAAGCCCGCTGATGGACGTCGTCCGCGCGGTCAAAACGCCCACGGAGCTCGCGGCGCTGAAGCGCGGCGCCGATATGCTCGATGACGCCTTTCTGGCCTGCCTGCAGATGGTGCGGCCGGGCATGCGAGAGCGGGATCTGCACGCCGCTCTGGTCGGCTATTGCTTGGCTCACGGATCGGAATTCACCCACGGCATCCTCAATTCCGAACGCAACACCATTCAATATGCCGGCGAAAGCGACTTTGTCTTCGCGGCGGGTGATGCCATTCGCACCGACTACGTCGCCTACATCAAGGGCTATCCGGGGCACCAGTCGCGCTGCGCGGTGGTCGGTAAGCCGAGTGCCGAGCAGGTTCGACAATACACCGTGATCCGCGACATCTATCGCGCCGCCTGCGATCAGCTCGTGCCCGGCCGCACTGCCGGCGATATCTATCAGTTCGTGGTGGAGCGCTTTGCGTCCGCCGGAATGACCTACAAGTCAATGCTGGCCGGTCATAGTGTCGGGGCGTGGTGGCATCAGCAAGAGCCGGTGATCGCCCGCGGCAATTCGCGGGTGCTCGAGGAGGGCATGGTGATCGCGATGGAGCCCCACATCAACCATTGGCACATCCAGGATATGTTCGTGATCCGGTCCGATGGACCGGAACTGATTTCCGATAAATTTCCGACGGACGAGATATTCGCTTGCGGTTAG
- a CDS encoding transporter substrate-binding domain-containing protein, with translation MRNIYWLLPRAAVCVAAMIAASVAVARADDGCEPTKMAAKYPGLAGKTIKIGQDGETVPFSQRDPKDFNKLIGLDADLARATFACVGVPMEFSIGTWAGLIPATMAGQIDVMWDTLLYTPERAKKMDFVVYMNAATGMLVAKGNPKAIHALGDICGVTATTTLGTTQEAMLREAAGKCVAAGKPAVNIITSSDMPSGMRLVQNGRADLVAINKFVGESLVASNPTVIESAFDVITGAKIAVGTAKGNSDLIKAIRDGLAAIRANGTEKAIYDRYHVDYSLTTEPAVLTE, from the coding sequence ATGCGCAATATTTATTGGTTATTGCCGCGCGCCGCCGTCTGTGTTGCCGCCATGATCGCAGCAAGCGTCGCGGTCGCGCGGGCCGATGATGGGTGTGAGCCGACCAAGATGGCGGCCAAATATCCGGGGCTGGCTGGCAAGACAATCAAGATCGGGCAGGACGGCGAAACCGTGCCGTTCAGTCAGCGCGATCCCAAGGACTTCAACAAGCTGATCGGCCTCGATGCCGACCTCGCCCGTGCTACCTTCGCCTGTGTCGGCGTTCCGATGGAATTCTCGATCGGCACCTGGGCCGGTCTGATCCCCGCGACCATGGCGGGTCAGATCGACGTCATGTGGGACACGCTGCTCTACACTCCCGAACGCGCGAAGAAGATGGACTTCGTCGTTTACATGAATGCGGCCACCGGCATGCTGGTGGCGAAGGGCAATCCCAAAGCCATCCACGCGCTTGGCGATATCTGCGGTGTGACCGCGACCACGACGCTTGGTACCACGCAAGAGGCGATGTTACGCGAGGCCGCCGGCAAGTGCGTCGCCGCCGGCAAGCCGGCCGTCAACATCATCACCTCCTCGGACATGCCGAGCGGGATGCGGCTGGTGCAGAACGGGCGTGCTGATCTGGTCGCGATCAACAAATTCGTCGGCGAGAGTCTGGTGGCGTCGAACCCAACCGTGATCGAAAGTGCTTTCGATGTCATCACAGGCGCAAAAATCGCGGTGGGCACCGCCAAGGGCAATTCCGATCTGATCAAGGCGATCCGCGACGGGCTTGCCGCGATCCGGGCCAACGGCACCGAGAAGGCGATCTACGATCGCTACCATGTGGACTACAGCCTCACCACGGAGCCTGCCGTTCTCACCGAGTGA
- a CDS encoding M20 family metallopeptidase → MTVELSAVQQHVDAARVLEIEQELLRIPSSAFQEHHIADRLAERMTDIGLDVTMMDVMHPFDPAITSRQPMGVLRGNGGGRSLMLNGHMDPGVEMPGWSVDPYGAKFEDGWVWGMGAHDDKGGLAAAFCGLEAVIKSGTRLQGDVLLCPVIAHKLGGAGTRALLNSGVRADLCINMEHSNNTIATVCVGIVMVRIRVEAPELFFRYSAEAKAQYWNPIEQLCEVIRRIGPSLDPIPEGSWMNFAPHPDLPGFPTHTFDTFHKEHYYQKNHTGLHSKQAELMLQFRTVPGQTLHGIAADLTALLEGIRSEHPAFNYSFELPAKGTETGWCQEPMECARDHALVTSLAAGQAQASGAPAVVGGWGRLGNVGDGNIIAALGIPTVQYGPGDIRIYKEWPTADERVLLSDLVIAAQAVAHATVTLCG, encoded by the coding sequence ATGACCGTCGAGTTGTCCGCCGTGCAGCAGCACGTCGATGCTGCGCGCGTTCTCGAGATCGAGCAGGAACTGCTGCGGATCCCCAGTTCGGCGTTCCAGGAGCACCATATCGCCGATCGTCTCGCCGAGCGCATGACCGATATCGGCCTCGACGTCACGATGATGGACGTGATGCATCCATTCGATCCGGCGATCACCAGCCGGCAGCCGATGGGTGTACTGCGTGGCAACGGCGGCGGCCGCAGCCTGATGCTCAACGGTCACATGGATCCCGGCGTTGAGATGCCGGGTTGGTCAGTCGACCCCTACGGTGCCAAATTCGAGGATGGCTGGGTTTGGGGCATGGGCGCCCATGACGACAAGGGCGGACTCGCCGCGGCGTTCTGCGGCTTGGAGGCCGTGATCAAATCGGGCACGCGGTTGCAAGGCGACGTGCTGCTGTGCCCGGTGATCGCTCACAAGCTCGGCGGCGCCGGCACAAGGGCATTATTGAACAGCGGGGTTCGGGCGGATCTCTGCATCAACATGGAGCATTCCAACAACACCATCGCCACGGTGTGTGTCGGCATCGTCATGGTACGAATCCGCGTCGAGGCGCCGGAATTGTTTTTTCGCTACAGCGCCGAGGCGAAGGCGCAGTATTGGAATCCGATCGAGCAACTCTGCGAAGTGATCCGCCGCATCGGTCCCAGTCTCGATCCAATTCCGGAAGGAAGCTGGATGAATTTTGCGCCGCATCCGGATTTGCCGGGCTTTCCGACTCACACCTTCGATACGTTTCACAAGGAGCATTACTACCAGAAGAACCATACCGGCCTGCACAGCAAGCAGGCCGAATTGATGCTGCAGTTTCGCACCGTGCCGGGCCAGACGTTGCACGGCATCGCCGCCGATTTGACCGCGTTGCTGGAAGGGATCAGGAGCGAGCATCCGGCTTTCAATTACAGTTTTGAATTGCCGGCCAAGGGCACCGAAACCGGATGGTGCCAGGAGCCGATGGAATGCGCGCGCGATCATGCCTTGGTGACTTCGCTGGCGGCAGGTCAGGCGCAGGCCTCCGGCGCGCCGGCCGTGGTCGGCGGATGGGGCCGTCTCGGCAATGTCGGCGACGGCAACATCATCGCCGCGTTGGGCATTCCGACCGTGCAATACGGGCCCGGGGACATCAGAATCTACAAGGAATGGCCGACCGCCGACGAACGCGTTTTGCTGTCTGATCTGGTCATAGCGGCGCAGGCTGTCGCCCATGCTACCGTCACCTTATGCGGTTGA
- a CDS encoding amino acid ABC transporter permease/ATP-binding protein: MADLEEAGAARPSRNVIWAGAAILALAAVIAIGWRSNLVPEPVREMMSYVFSSFLLDGALTAIEIAALAMLGGVLLGLVLALMRLSALAPVRNAAWCYIWFVRGTPVILQLVFLYDALPVVGIRLDSFTTAVVGFMLNEAAFCAEIIRGGILSVDRRQSLAAASFGMGPFLTLRRIILPQAMRAILPGMANQSISMIKGTSIASVIFVNELTFRSQQIVGQNFKFFTVFAAAGIIYLIMTSAIAGAQHYLERNFNPDAERKPKPAVAPEGTESAQPVSPTAWMDTLSAGRAEGDAADAPFVVCRNVQKSYGSKQILCGVDLTIKRGEVVVLMGPSGSGKSTLLRLVNHLEQLDWGEITVDGRYVGYTKQVGDGLVPTRNLAKARADARIGMVFQHFNLFDHFTALENIIEAPTRVYGESADKMHALGMSLLNAVGLSAHAYHFPHRLSGGQQQRVAIARALAISPRLMLFDEPTSALDPELVGEVLAVIRRLAEAGMTMIVVTHEVRFAREVADRIVFMDEGRVIEQGPPDDLLDRPKHERTQRFLRMVERQAE; the protein is encoded by the coding sequence ATGGCTGACCTAGAGGAGGCCGGCGCAGCGCGGCCGTCAAGGAACGTGATCTGGGCCGGCGCCGCGATATTGGCGTTGGCGGCTGTCATCGCGATCGGCTGGCGTTCCAATCTTGTGCCCGAGCCGGTGCGGGAAATGATGTCCTACGTGTTCTCGTCGTTCCTGCTCGACGGCGCGTTGACGGCGATCGAGATCGCCGCGCTGGCGATGCTCGGCGGCGTCCTGCTCGGGCTAGTTCTAGCGCTGATGCGGCTGTCTGCCTTGGCGCCGGTGCGCAATGCGGCTTGGTGCTACATCTGGTTCGTCCGCGGCACGCCGGTGATCCTGCAATTGGTGTTTCTCTACGATGCGCTTCCGGTGGTCGGCATCAGGCTCGACAGCTTCACCACCGCGGTGGTCGGCTTCATGCTCAACGAAGCGGCGTTCTGCGCCGAGATCATTCGCGGCGGCATCCTGTCGGTTGATCGCAGGCAAAGCCTCGCCGCGGCATCGTTCGGCATGGGGCCGTTCCTGACGCTGCGGCGGATCATCCTGCCGCAGGCGATGCGCGCGATTCTGCCGGGGATGGCCAATCAGAGCATCTCCATGATCAAGGGCACGTCGATCGCCTCGGTGATCTTCGTCAATGAGTTGACGTTCCGCTCGCAGCAGATCGTCGGCCAGAACTTCAAGTTCTTCACGGTGTTCGCCGCCGCCGGCATCATCTATCTGATCATGACCAGCGCGATCGCGGGGGCGCAACACTACCTCGAACGCAATTTCAACCCGGACGCCGAGCGCAAGCCGAAGCCGGCGGTTGCGCCGGAGGGCACGGAGTCGGCGCAGCCGGTCTCGCCGACGGCCTGGATGGATACGCTCAGCGCGGGCCGGGCGGAGGGCGATGCGGCCGATGCGCCGTTCGTGGTGTGCCGCAACGTGCAGAAATCCTACGGCAGCAAGCAAATCCTGTGCGGCGTCGATCTCACCATCAAGCGCGGCGAGGTGGTGGTGCTGATGGGGCCGAGCGGCTCGGGCAAGAGCACGCTGCTGCGGCTGGTGAATCATCTCGAACAATTGGACTGGGGCGAAATCACGGTCGACGGCCGGTATGTCGGTTATACCAAGCAGGTCGGCGACGGTCTCGTCCCAACCCGCAATCTCGCCAAGGCTCGCGCCGACGCGCGGATAGGCATGGTGTTTCAGCACTTCAATCTGTTCGACCATTTCACAGCGTTGGAAAATATCATCGAGGCCCCGACCCGGGTCTACGGCGAGTCGGCTGACAAGATGCACGCGCTGGGCATGAGCCTGTTGAACGCCGTCGGCCTGTCGGCGCATGCCTATCATTTCCCGCACCGACTGTCTGGCGGTCAGCAGCAGCGCGTGGCCATCGCTCGCGCGCTGGCGATTTCGCCGCGGTTGATGCTGTTCGACGAACCGACCTCCGCGCTCGATCCCGAATTGGTCGGCGAAGTTCTCGCCGTGATCCGCCGCCTTGCCGAGGCCGGCATGACCATGATCGTGGTCACCCACGAGGTCCGTTTCGCCCGGGAGGTCGCCGATCGCATCGTGTTCATGGACGAGGGCAGGGTGATCGAGCAAGGACCGCCCGATGACTTGCTGGATCGACCGAAGCACGAGCGGACCCAGCGATTTTTGCGGATGGTCGAGCGTCAGGCTGAATGA
- a CDS encoding acyl-CoA dehydrogenase family protein: MDFDLSPEQKDIKARAAAFVADVCRPLEAEWGIDDYAVPEDIFMSVVRKFREGGFRGIAIPKEAGGQGLGTIAKCLVYEELVTSPVMHGLLATWSGFLDPHPALYTAPEWQREAYLYPILKEDKFYHINISEPGAGSDAAGITTTAVRDGDNYVINGIKRWAPPPNHPGIAPKYLLCYAVTDPSKGYEGISMFLVDYPNPGVKLLKTYETMAPGTYLGRSCDYEYKDCVVPAKNMLGGEGMGFRHMMDQLNRNRTVIGARLIGTARWAQQQAVARAKSRETFGAPLSERQAIQWMLAESEMDLEQGRLMVYKTAWMLDQGRDARKEAAMVKCFAPLAACRVIDRCMQIHGGLGMVRESRFGQLYFQSRIAQVAEGTTEIMKLTIAREVLKADGRATHG; this comes from the coding sequence ATGGATTTCGATCTTTCCCCCGAGCAAAAAGACATCAAGGCACGCGCTGCGGCGTTTGTCGCGGACGTATGCCGCCCGCTCGAAGCGGAATGGGGCATCGACGACTACGCCGTGCCCGAGGACATATTCATGTCCGTCGTTCGGAAATTCCGAGAAGGCGGCTTTCGTGGCATCGCTATTCCGAAAGAGGCCGGCGGCCAGGGGCTCGGCACAATCGCGAAATGTCTGGTGTATGAGGAACTGGTCACCTCGCCCGTCATGCATGGATTGCTGGCGACGTGGTCCGGCTTTCTCGACCCGCACCCGGCGCTTTACACCGCGCCGGAATGGCAGCGCGAAGCCTATTTGTATCCGATCCTGAAGGAAGACAAATTCTATCACATCAACATCTCGGAGCCTGGTGCAGGATCGGACGCCGCCGGCATCACCACCACGGCGGTCCGCGATGGCGACAATTACGTCATCAACGGAATCAAGCGCTGGGCGCCGCCGCCCAACCATCCCGGCATCGCGCCAAAATATCTACTCTGCTACGCCGTCACCGATCCGAGCAAGGGCTATGAGGGCATCAGCATGTTCCTCGTGGACTACCCGAATCCGGGCGTCAAACTCCTGAAAACCTATGAGACGATGGCGCCTGGAACATATCTGGGGCGGTCATGTGACTACGAATACAAGGATTGCGTCGTTCCTGCCAAGAACATGCTGGGCGGCGAGGGGATGGGCTTCCGTCACATGATGGATCAGCTCAACCGCAACCGCACCGTGATCGGTGCGCGTTTGATCGGCACCGCGCGCTGGGCCCAGCAGCAGGCGGTCGCTCGTGCGAAGTCTCGTGAAACCTTCGGCGCGCCGCTTTCGGAACGCCAGGCCATTCAATGGATGCTTGCCGAATCCGAGATGGATCTCGAGCAAGGCCGGCTGATGGTCTACAAGACTGCGTGGATGCTCGACCAGGGCCGTGACGCCCGGAAGGAGGCCGCGATGGTCAAGTGCTTCGCGCCGCTGGCGGCATGTCGGGTGATCGATCGTTGCATGCAGATCCATGGCGGCCTCGGCATGGTGCGCGAGAGCCGCTTCGGTCAGCTGTATTTCCAGAGCCGCATCGCGCAGGTCGCCGAGGGGACGACCGAAATCATGAAACTGACGATCGCCCGCGAGGTTTTGAAGGCGGATGGGCGGGCCACACACGGCTAA
- a CDS encoding ABC transporter substrate-binding protein: MNLSKRALLVALATSILASPVWAQQKLYGPGVSDTEVKIGQTMPYSGPASSFSTIGKAMAAYFAKINKEGGVNGRKINLISLDDGYSPPKAVEQTRNLVENQEVLAIVGTFGSPTNFAIQKYLNIKKVPSLFLGTGANRIDDPAKFPWSMGWQPNNEAKGRIYAKFLLKTRPQAKIAILYQNDDFGRDYAKGVRDGLGDNAARMIVAEKSYEVSEPTINSQLQLLRASGADVLIDLSTPKFAAQAIKRIAETKWEVLHLLSDASGSVASTLTPAGLDNSKGVITVLFRKDPSDPKWADDPAMKDYLAFMKDYMPDANPMESFNIFGIATAQTFVHVLQKCGDDLTRANLMKQATNINGLVLPLMLPGITLDTSPKRHTPLHQEQIFQFDGVRWVPISDIISAE, encoded by the coding sequence ATGAATCTATCGAAACGGGCGTTACTCGTTGCTCTGGCCACCAGCATCCTCGCGTCACCGGTTTGGGCGCAACAAAAACTCTATGGTCCCGGGGTCTCCGATACCGAGGTGAAGATCGGCCAGACGATGCCCTATAGCGGCCCGGCTTCGAGTTTCTCAACCATCGGCAAGGCGATGGCGGCCTACTTCGCCAAGATCAACAAGGAAGGCGGCGTCAACGGCCGCAAGATCAACCTGATCTCCCTGGATGACGGCTACAGCCCGCCAAAGGCGGTCGAACAGACCCGCAACCTCGTCGAAAACCAGGAAGTTCTGGCGATCGTCGGGACATTCGGCTCACCGACCAATTTTGCCATCCAGAAATATCTGAACATCAAGAAGGTGCCCTCGCTGTTTTTGGGGACCGGCGCGAACCGGATCGACGATCCGGCGAAATTCCCATGGTCGATGGGGTGGCAACCCAATAACGAGGCCAAGGGCCGGATCTACGCCAAATTCCTTCTGAAGACGCGCCCTCAAGCCAAGATCGCCATTCTCTATCAGAATGACGATTTCGGAAGGGACTATGCGAAGGGCGTTCGCGACGGCCTTGGCGACAACGCCGCCAGGATGATCGTCGCGGAGAAGAGCTACGAGGTGTCCGAACCGACCATCAACTCGCAATTGCAGCTGCTGCGTGCCAGTGGTGCTGATGTCCTGATCGATCTGTCGACGCCGAAATTTGCGGCGCAGGCGATCAAGCGTATCGCGGAAACCAAATGGGAGGTCCTGCATCTGCTGAGCGATGCCTCCGGATCGGTGGCAAGCACCCTCACGCCCGCCGGCCTCGACAATTCGAAGGGCGTCATCACGGTTCTATTTCGCAAGGATCCGAGCGATCCCAAATGGGCTGACGATCCTGCGATGAAGGACTATCTGGCATTCATGAAGGACTACATGCCGGACGCCAATCCGATGGAGTCGTTCAACATCTTCGGCATTGCGACGGCCCAGACATTCGTGCACGTCCTGCAAAAATGCGGCGACGATCTCACCCGCGCGAACCTGATGAAGCAGGCGACGAATATCAATGGGCTCGTGCTGCCATTGATGTTGCCGGGAATTACCCTGGACACCAGCCCCAAGCGACACACGCCGCTGCATCAGGAGCAGATCTTCCAGTTCGACGGCGTTCGATGGGTCCCCATCAGCGACATCATCTCCGCCGAATAG